From one Mytilus galloprovincialis chromosome 13, xbMytGall1.hap1.1, whole genome shotgun sequence genomic stretch:
- the LOC143056294 gene encoding uncharacterized protein LOC143056294: MMFENEDDVFTNSPKLNFDDNNNNTNGSFKFNEEDSMLALATEECMKTGTFLPLLKEELKCKILAKCHEEGKQLNIKAEQRVAAPKKKLQPDEEKKLEKRREQNRRAAKKFRERKRSDTDRLEQATTELEVLNHELRDEIKRLSTEYHELHVLLTSHSCVVDNTPSVYGELGT; encoded by the exons ATGATGTTCGAAAACGAAGACGACGTATTTACGAATTCTCCCAAATTAAATtttgatgataataataataacacaAATGGAAGTTTTAAATTTAACGAAGAGGATTCCATGCTAGCATTAGCTACAGAAGAATGCATGAAAACTGGAACTTTTTTGCCATTGTTGAAAGAAGAACTTAAATGTAAAATCCTGGCCAAATGTCACGAAGAGGGGAAACAGCTAAATATTAAAGCGGAACAAAGGGTAGCAGCTCCAAAGAAAAag CTTCAACCAGACGAagaaaagaaattagaaaaacggAGAGAACAAAACAGAAGAGCTGCGAAAAAGTTCCGGGAAAGAAAACGAAGTGATACTGACAGACTTGAACAG GCGACAACAGAATTAGAAGTGCTTAATCACGAATTACGAGATGAAATAAAAAGACTGTCTACAGAGTACCATGAATTGCATGTATTATTGACATCCCACTCATGCGTGGTAGATAATACACCTTCAGTGTACGGCGAATTGGGAACCTGA